Proteins from one Besnoitia besnoiti strain Bb-Ger1 chromosome XIII, whole genome shotgun sequence genomic window:
- a CDS encoding hypothetical protein (encoded by transcript BESB_031060) — protein MASPKSASSRPEDGVRRSARETPRETASPPQRDLLTKDEHPHASGSSCHRNEKVSPPQPSSSASAPEADAEDALSVSSVASEESTGIGEALEDAVRLGWRPPRPPPARDPCSPQLSGLRPLRPTRLSATNSRASPGLGKDLPACRARAAPGSDAAIGKMDSESPALDIDASCGFSLFDRSQQLMEAAASLEASLEAEPLLVCRINQLGVAKAIARVYPEAQWRGEVPLLTCLLSRAYARAGYEAQARYHVENAAALLDAIGLDDPQTACVGIFQQGAASVSSSARARRTLYYQLSDGHECPQKNAASNFLADHTKLAAPVPHLPTTGRDELADDLLLMEFFFSLAETLLASHAFTKAIGGFFKAIEYTNRALERANPPADGEPASVPLTPGDCMPRATEPPEVLLAVQKLELRRAELLMGVVEASLRVKEIEAIRQGNEAVEIVSRLCGGPRDVRTLQARYLTAKMLHHACRISEAFEEIKDIIRSCTLVEGESLPPQPPSGDAFPSRSSLSGAEEPDSRLPRPRSRESAETPEALESASCPRYPAFTVCLQQRVELLLNATLTAVEWIPSLPKESQADALKFCASIFYTMALQSIVNLQEREREETLSRQLGKALAGSGDSASSESSSDDEDNLAAPASGGADPPRRALFCENLVSLGRKLLSVMGTLSMEEDYTRAMDLLLDYSHLKFGADSAQYLSLLLQRSEFEAAHRDARTALLTAQSVVDTMCSRGFFLTPSEKDILQRAQTLAEALAKATKRADRGRLPSRGGWDPETGGT, from the exons ATGGCAAGCCCAAAGTCGGCCTCTTCGCGACCTGAAGATggcgtgcgccgcagcgcacgcgaaacgccgcgcgagacagcgtcgccgccacAGAGAGACCTACTCACCAAGGACGAACACCCCCACGCATCAGGCTCGTCTTGTCACCGCAATGAGAAGGTCTCGCCGCCACAGCCCTCCTCatcggcctccgcgccggaggcggatGCAGAAGATGCTTTGTCTGTATCGTCCGTCGCTTCTGAGGAATCGACGGGTATTGGTGAGGCTCTCGAGGATGCAGTCCGACTGGGCTGGAgacctccgcggccgccccccgcTCGAGACCCCTGCTCGCCTCAGCTGTCAGggcttcgtcctctccgccctACTCGGCTGTCTGCGACGAACTCCCGTGCCTCTCCCGGCTTAGGAAAGGATCTccctgcctgccgcgcccgcgccgcccctggTAGCGATGCCGCCATTGGGAAAATGGACTCCGAGTCACCTGCGCTTGACATCGATGCGtcctgcggcttctcgctTTTTGACCGTAGTCAGCAACTcatggaggccgcggcgtctctaGAGGCGTCGCTCGAAGCGGAACCCCTCTTGGTTTGCCGAATAAATcagctcggcgtcgccaaGGCCATCGCAAGAGTTTACCCTGAGGCTCAGTGGCGCGGCGAAGTGCCACTGCTCACCTGCCTACTCAGCCGCGCCTACGCACGCGCTGGTTATGAGGCGCAAGCCCGCTACCACGTCgagaacgcggcggcgctgctggacgcGATCGGCCTCGACGACCCTCAGACTGCATGCGTCGGCATTTTTCAGCAAGGCGCAGCCAgcgtcagcagcagcgcgcgtgcTCGCCGAACACTTTACTACCAGCTGAGCGACGGGCACGAGTGCCCACAGAAGAACGCCGCATCGAACTTTTTAGCCGATCACACAAAACTGGCTGCTCCAGTGCCTCATCTCCCTACCACTGGACGCGATGAGCTTGCGGACGATCTGCTGCTAATGgagttcttcttctccctcgccgagACTTTGCTTGCCTCGCACGCGTTCACGAAAGCTATTGGTGGTTTCTTCAAGGCAATCGAATACACGAATAGGGCGCTGGAGCGAGCGAACCCCCCAGCTGACGGCGAGCCAGCGAGCGTCCCGCTCACTCCCGGCGACTGCATGCCGCGCGCCACCGAACCACCCGAAGTTCTGCTGGCGGTACAAAAGCTCGAACTGCGGAGAGCCGAGCTCCTGATGGGAGTGGTGGAGGCGTCGCTACGCGTTAAGGAGATCGAGGCCATTCGCCAGGGGAACGAGGCCGTCGAAATCGTTTCGAGACTCTGCGGGGGTCCGCGAGACGTGCGAACCCTCCAGGCGCGGTATTTGACAGCGAAG ATGCTTCACCACGCCTGCCGGATTAGTGAAGCCTTTGAAGAGATCAAGGATATTATTCGAAGCTGTACGCTTGTGGAGGGAGAGTCGCTTCCCCCGCAGCCCCCATCGGGCGACGCATTTCCTTCTCGGTCTTCCTTGTCTGGCGCGGAAGAGCCTGACAGCCGTttgccgaggccgcggagccgcgaaAGCGCTGAGACGCCCGAAGCCCTGGAAAGCGCCAGTTGCCCTCGCTACCCCGCTTTTACCGTCTGTTTGCAGCAGCGCGTTGAGCTGTTGCTGAACGCGACGCTCACGGCTGTCGAGTGGATCCCGAGCTTGCCAAAAGAGAGTCAGGCGGACGCGCTCAAGTTCTGCGCCTCGATCTTCTATACCATGGCTCTTCAGTCCATTGTGAATCTGCAGGAACGCGAAC GCGAGGAGACCCTCAGCCGGCAACTGGGAAAGGCGCTGGCGGGCAGCGGAGACTCAGCGAGCAGCGAAAGTTCAtcggacgacgaggacaaTCTAGCAGCCCCTGCgtcaggcggcgccgacccgccgaggcgcgcgctctTTTGTGAAAACCTTGTGTCACTCGGAAGGAAACTACTGTCTGTTATGGGAACTCTCTCGATGGAGGAGGACTACACTCGCGCCATGGATCTCCTCTTGGACTACAGCCACCTGAAATTCGGCGCGGATTCCG CGCAGTacctctctctgctccttCAACGAAGCGAATTCGAGGCTGCCCACAGGGACGCCCGCACTGCACTCCTTACCGCCCAAAGCGTCGTCGACACCATGTGCAGCCGGGGATTCTTCCTAACCCCCAG TGAAAAAGACATcctgcagcgggcgcagacgctcgcggaggccctcgcgAAGGCAACAAAGCGGGCAGACCGGGGACGACTCCCGTCGCGGGGCGGATGGGACCCCGAGACGGGGGGGACGTGA
- a CDS encoding hypothetical protein (encoded by transcript BESB_031070) has protein sequence MTELYAFLNKRAVAGLPSEVSRKGAEAVAPLPCYTQITASQMLKQSTVHTFADEEKNLKQTESLLKAYEAKRRLEIRARVEEKNARFYLPKPAKLSGDHAEAATSKRAKRVAEGVRKTSWLARLPPASEALAAAASRQPSRRVSEGRRRSSGSSCCGSTSGFPCSRRALAAALQRRSFAGRRPTESDAGSSQEVGDVPSARSGNLSQTSGPFQLSSREAQSVLSRRETRSTCQRNEGDENEIRTERYVGALLAAPDEALTQRLIELLYLRLYDRNLKIEEEIQSLLSKIYSEGDCQELDTIPW, from the exons ATGACCGAGCTCTACGCCTTCCTCAACAAGCGGGCCGTCGCGGGACTTCCGAGTGAAGTCAGCCGAAAGGGAGCAGAAGCAGTCGCCCCGCTGCCTTGTTACACGCAGATCACCGCCTCGCAGATGCTCAA ACAGTCGACAGTTCACACTTTtgcggacgaggagaagaactTGAAGCAAACGGAGAGCCTGCTCAAAGCGTATGAAGCA AAAAGACGATTGGAGATTCGCGCACGAgtcgaggagaagaacgcaAGGTTTTATTTGCCGAAGCCCGCGAAGCTGAGTGGTGAccacgccgaggccgcgactTCGAAGCGCGCCAAAAGAGTCGCGGAAGGAGTCAGGAAAACCTCCTGGCTGGCCCGTCTCCCGCCG GCGTCCGAGGCtctcgcagcagcggcctccaGACAGCCGAGTCGCCGCGTATCCGAGGGCCGACGGcggagcagcggcagcagctgctgtggAAGCACCAGCGGCTTTCCCTgctcgcgacgcgcgctggcggcagctcTTCAGCGGCGATCGTTTGCTGGGCGGCGTCcaacagagagcgacgcaggcagcagccaAGAAGTCGGCGACGTGCCCTCCGCGCGATCGGGAAATCTGTCGCAGACGTCTGGGCCGTTTCAGCTCTcaagccgcgaggcgcagagcgtcCTTTCGCGGCGTGAGACTCGGAGC ACTTGCCAGCGAAATGAGGGAGACGAAAACGAGATTCGGACGGAGAGATACGTGGGCGCCCTGCTGGCTGCCCCAGACGAGGCGCTGACGCAGCGGCTAATTGAGTTGCTGTACCTCCGCTTGTACGACCGCAACTTGAAGATCGAGGAGGAAATTCAGTCGCTCCTTTCCAAGATTTACAGCGAAGGTGACTGCCAAGAACTCGACACCATCCCGTGGTGA
- a CDS encoding hypothetical protein (encoded by transcript BESB_031080): protein MALGSHPFLQRLLHRHERLLSAAAGATAASEGDKKGSSVSAPAERSVVVLLPSEDSMRGLNPAEQLLVETHICTPTATASQFVNLRGQGIHREDRTLVSGFGFSSSFRVEILAEEVIYNDGVVLQCFLIAAPLLPNAAAAAPASSTASARGNAIEPTTGPDQARATAEERENLEKIERAILAETSRWRAKAGAAVENQLDEEIRFFKETYVLALGCDAEIALRLRELVTLCTQRVLGLLAPALASPQGGSNGGAATGLVGALGGRSSAGPAAGPLAAVAAAVGGGRFLGRGAAASQRPEGQGPPASNEGVATAVEGFVFLRVHDTLWTFAVKALSKRQARLEAKLKGLRENLPFLYDRLQVKPLLRGVSFHASAELLNQLSAWKLPQQKTACLAWAVRNLQRACRSHVHQLHARQQRRAELERKQARLGAAAALPSSPQPVEITVDDLVALLLVAAALSGGRQLLANVWLMTVFNLQKPREAQFDESSFYLTTLHSALSFALVVDLPEAPSGLPRTGGEPALRAAHLERP, encoded by the exons atGGCGCTCGGCTCGCATCCCtttctgcagcggctgctgcatcGCCACGAGCGgctcctctctgccgcagctggggcgaccgccgccagcgaaggTGACAAGAAAGgctcttctgtctccgcgcccgcagaaCGCTCAGTCGTCGTGCTGCTCCCCAGCGAGGACAGCATGCGAGGCCTCAACCCTGCTGAACAg TTGCTGGTCGAAACTCACATCTGTACGCCGACCGCGACCGCATCCCAGTTCGTGAACTTGCGAGGCCAGGGCATCCACAGAGAGGACCGGACGCTTGTCTCAGGGTTcggcttctcctcgtcct TTCGCGTCGAGATCCTCGCAGAGGAGGTGATTTACAACGACGGCGTGGTTCTGCAGTGTTTCTTgatcgcggcgcctctcttgccgaacgcggccgctgctgcgcctgcctcgtccactgcctcggcgcgcggcaacGCTATCGAGCCGACCACGGGACCTGACCAGGCTCGGGCGACTGCGGAGGAACGTGAAAACCTCGAAAAAATCGAGCGAGCCATTTTGGCAGAGAcgtctcgctggcgcgcaaaggcaggcgcagcggtgGAGAACCAACTCGACGAAGAAATTCGGTTCTTCAAAGAGACCTACGTCCTT GCGCTCGGATGCGACGCTGAGATCGCCTTGCGCCTACGCGAGCTCGTGACCCTCTGTACGCAGCGCGTGCTAGGGCTGCTCGCTCCAGCCTTGGCGTCTCCTCAGGGCGGCAGCAACGGCGGGGCTGCGACGGGCCTCGTTGGAGCTCTAGGCGGTCGCTCCTCTGCGGGGCCCGCCGCGGGGCccctcgccgcggtcgcggccgcggtcggaggcggCCGCTTTTTGgggcgcggagcggcggcgtcgcagaggcccgAGGGACAGGGGCCGCCAGCCAGCAACGAAGGCGTCGCCACGGCAGTGGAAGG TTTCGTTTTCCTGCGCGTTCACGACACATTGTGGACGTTCGCCGTGAAGGCCCTTTCAAAACGACAGGCGAGGCTTGAG gcgaagcTGAAAGGCCTTCGAGAAAACCTCCCGTTTCTTTACGACCGGCTGCAAGTTAAACCCCTTCTGCGAGGGGTTTCGTTCCATGCTTCGGCTGAGCTGCTCAACCAG CTTTCCGCGTGGAAactgccgcagcagaagacgGCGTGTTTGGCCTGGGCGGTTCGCAAcctccagcgcgcctgcagaagccATGTTCACCAGCTGCACGCGCGTCAGCAGCGAAGGGCGGAGCTcgagaggaagcaggcgcggcttggcgctgcggctgcgctccCTTCTTCTCCACAACCTGTTGAA ATCACGGTGGATGACCTGGTTGCTCTGCTGCTggtggcggctgcgctgagcggcgggcgccagctgctggcgAACGTCTGGCTCATGACGGTGTTCAACTTGCAGAAG ccgcgagaggcccAGTTCGACGAGAGCTCCTTCTACCTGACCACGCTTCACTCTGCCCTTTCCTTCGCGCTCGTCGTTGACTTGCCGGAGGCCCCAAGCGGCCTGCCACGCACGGGGGGAGAGCCTGCCCTGCGAGCTGCCCATCTCGAGCGTCCGTAA
- a CDS encoding FHA domain-containing protein (encoded by transcript BESB_031090), whose protein sequence is MARERQARDRQIEGGDADSGEDQDRRHGRGSAEKRQRSQSDGESTQRRREKQLKRRRTREKRSRTRDPSTAKVLAFEDQETTCAAGSFNKSAGEGRGWGKRGAE, encoded by the coding sequence atggcgcgcgagagacaggcgagagacagacagatcGAGGGGGGGGACGCGGACAGCGGAGAGGACCAAGACAGACGTCAcggacgaggaagcgcggagaagcggcaaCGCTCCCAAAGCGACGGGGAATCAACTCAACGTCGAAGGGAGAAACagctgaagcgccgccgaACGAGGGAGAAGCGATCACGGACGAGGGATCCGTCGACCGCCAAAGTTTTGGCGTTTGAAGACCAAGAGACGACTTGCGCAGCCGGAAGTTTCAACAAAAGTGCCGGCGAAGGGCGGGGCTGGGGTAAGCGGGGGGCAGAATAA
- a CDS encoding putative PP2C (encoded by transcript BESB_031100), with product MGACKSKPGISRAPAGAAAGEATSQNAQEASAPEGAELRSGGASSAVGSGGRSGAAERLVTSLASSTSCASSGSAAASSSRRVQSAGELPSLLPGTQDDGEEPSGSSHADARAADGSRRRLTVLDADEGGGPDRGRGGAGAVREGENDAGGDPAAKTTLAGKFKKLHTRLRLPGPASAAAAGSGGGRATNGPAEGRDEEEEEDEGEGGGAAVASLTALVHQVSLARSGTPSLLTSDASQGRLALTEEDHERSGAELLQQIRREKSLPVAVEEGDPVATRARSFKSDGRSLSLMHAPSDGGEDSMSVDSFGPRRGSLSRAGSRSGGAVATPPLFPPPRFPLPISREDVWQHPELLTADLFLTLFTPPTAALRCCVLGVEAKGRQESYDDKFTDQAMLPANTPLASVQKTLGFAYACKKGLKPDSPNQDDFGVLCCDSFGLFGVFDGHGPSGHDVSDYVHRLLFFLLLTDENFQKNTPQAIGNAFLATHRSVLAYAAGTELFDCSLSGSTASLVLHTRHRLFVAHVGDSRVVLARQHKSGIVAETITLDHKPTTPAERERIEASGGEVKRLECDIPYRVFVKRRLYPGLAMSRAIGDAIASQIGVTCEPDVTTVELDRSCLFLIMASDGVWEFISSQEAVQIAYGAMGSERKGRTKAAADRLTLEAFKRWVEEEGSVVDDITCQVVWLR from the exons ATGGGGGCGTGCAAGAGCAAACCGGGCatctcgcgggcgccggcgggcgctgcggcgggcgaggccaCCTCTCAGAACGCGCAGGAGGCATCTGCGCCTGAAGGCGCGGAGCTccggagcggcggcgcctcgtccgcggTAGGAAGCGGGGGGCGCTCGGGAGCCGCCGAGCGGCTCGTGACCTCCTTGGCGTCGTCGACATCTTGCGCTTCTTCGGgctcggcggctgcctcctccagccgccgcgtccagTCGGCAGGGGAGCtgccctcgctgctgccggggacgcaggacgacggcgaagagcccAGTGGCAGCAGtcacgcggacgcgagggcggcggacgggtcgcgccggcggctcaCGGTGCTTGacgccgacgagggcggcggccctGATAGAGGacgtggcggcgcaggggcggtgcgcgagggcgagaacgacgcgggcggcgacccgGCCGCCAAGACGACGCTCGCGGGGAAGTTCAAAAAGCTGCacacgcggctgcgcctcccgggtcccgccagcgcggccgcggcgggcagcggcggcgggcgagccaCGAATGGTCCAGCAGAGGGCCGCgatgaggaggaagaggaggatgaaggagagggggggggcgcggcggTGGCCTCGCTGACGGCGCTGGTGCATCaggtctcgctcgcgcggagcggcacgccgtcgctgctgacGTCGGACGCCTCGCAggggcgcctggcgctgACAGAAGAGGATCAcgagcgaagcggcgcggagctgctgcagcagattCGGCGCGAAAAGTCGCTGCCCGTGGCtgtcgaggagggcgacccggtcgcgacgcgcgcacgGAGCTTCAAGAGCGACgggcgctcgctctcgctgatgcatgcgccgagcgacggcggcgaggactcGATGAGCGTCGACAGCTTCGGGCCCCGGCGCGGGTCTCTGTCCCGCGCCGGGTCCCGCAGCGGTGGCGCAGTTGCCACCCCGCCCCTGTTTCCGCCACCGCGTTTTCCGCTGCCTATCTCTCGCGAGGACGTCTGGCAGCACCCCGAGCTCCTCACAGCGGATCTTTTCCTCACGCTCTTCACGCCGCCCACCGCCGCGCTCAGATGCTGCGTGCTTGGGGTCGAGGCGAAAGGCAGACAGGAGAGCTACGACGACAAATTCACCGACCAAGCG ATGCTACCGGCGAATACGCCGCTGGCTTCAGTGCAGAAGACGCTGGGGTTTGCCTACGCGTGCAAGAAGGGACTGAAGCCTGACAGCCCCAACCAAGACGATTTTGGCGTTCTCTGCTGCGACAGTTTTGGACTCTTTGGCGTGTTCGACGGTCACGGACCCAGCGGGCACGACGTCAGCGACTACGTCCATCGgctgctcttcttcctgcttctGACCGATGAAAACTTCCAGAAAAACACTCCGCAGGCGATTGGCAACGCCTTTCTCGCG acgcaccgCAGTGTGCTGGCGTACGCGGCGGGCACCGAGCTTTTCGACTGCTCACTGAGCGGGTCGACGGCCTCGCTTGTGCTGCACACGAGGCACCGACTCTTCGTGGCGCACGTGGGCgactcgcgcgtcgtcctcgcgcgccagcaCAAGTCGGGGATCGTCGCCGAAACGATCACGCTGGACCACAAACCCACGACACCGGCCGAACGGGAACGCATCGAAGCCTCAG GCGGCGAAGTGAAGAGACTCGAGTGCGACATCCCCTACCGCGTGTTTGTCAAGCGGCGGCTCTATCCGGGGCTGGCGATGAGCCGCGCCATCGGCGACGCGATTGCCAGCCAAATCGGCGTCACCTGCGAACCCGACGTCACCACA GTGGAGTTGGATCGCAGTTGCCTGTTTCTGATCATGGCCAGCGACGGCGTCTGGGAGTTCATCAGCAGCCAGGAAGCTGTTCAGATCGCATATGGC GCCATGGGCTCCGAGCGTAAGGGCCgcacgaaggccgcggcagaTCGCCTGACGCTGGAGGCGTTCAAGCGCTGggtggaggaagaaggcagcgtAGTCGACGAT